ACAACGGCTTCAGACAAGACTACTGTGCTTCAATGGACATTTACGGCTTTAGCTGCCCATCCTGATTTAAAAGCATTTAGTAATGTAACGCCTGAGCAAAAGGATCAGTTAGATCAGAAACTGGCGCAGGTTTTACAACGTGTGATTGTGGAGCAATGTTCTACCCAAACTAAAGCTGTGATTCAGGCTGAAGGTGTGAAGGCAGTTGGGGAGGCTTTCCAGCAGTTAGGTCAAAGTGCTGGCGAAGATATTGTTAAAGACCCCGCAGTTAAACAGCAGTTGCAGGGCACATTACGCTATATCGATTTAAATAAATTGGTGACGACGTTTTTAACACCAGAGATTTGGAATAAGTTGGGAATTACACGTTAAAAATCTAGTTTTCTATTTTAGTAATAAAGCCTGCTATTTATTCAGCAGGCTTTATTTAAATTGGGACGAAGAGATCTATTTAGATCGTAATTGTAGCGCCTAAAACTTTCACAAATTGCGCTAACCAAGCTGGATGTGCAGGCCAAGCAGGTGCAGTCACCAAATGTCCATCTGTAACTGCTTCAGTCACAGCAATATCCGCATATTGTCCACCTGCCAATTTTACTTCGGCAGCACACGCGGGATAAGCTGAGCAGAGGCGACCTTGTAATACATCTGCCGCAGCGAGTAACTGAGCGCCATGGCATACGGCTGCAATTGGTTTTTTCACTCGATCAAACTCACGCACAATTTCGACAACACGATCATTCATGCGCAAATATTCTGGTGCTCGACCACCCGGAATAACTAGACCTACATAATCTTCAGTATTAATGGCATCAAAATCGTAGTTAATCGCGAAGTTGTGGC
This region of Acinetobacter sp. XS-4 genomic DNA includes:
- a CDS encoding DJ-1/PfpI family protein; protein product: MSKKILMLVGDYAEDYETMVPFQFLTGLGYTVHAVCPNKKNGDHIATAIHDFEGEQTYSEKCGHNFAINYDFDAINTEDYVGLVIPGGRAPEYLRMNDRVVEIVREFDRVKKPIAAVCHGAQLLAAADVLQGRLCSAYPACAAEVKLAGGQYADIAVTEAVTDGHLVTAPAWPAHPAWLAQFVKVLGATITI